In Tursiops truncatus isolate mTurTru1 chromosome X, mTurTru1.mat.Y, whole genome shotgun sequence, the following proteins share a genomic window:
- the L1CAM gene encoding neural cell adhesion molecule L1, translated as MAVALRYLWPLLLCSPCLLIQIPEESMEPPVITEQSPRRVVVFPTDDISLKCEASGKPQVQFRWTRDGVLFKPKEEPGVTVNQAPDSGSFTITGNNSNFAQSFQGTYRCFASNKLGTAMSHEIQLMAEGTPKWPKETVRPVEAEEGESVILPCHPPPSAEPLRIYWMNSKILHIKQDERVTMGQNGNLYFANVLTSDNHSDYICHAHFPGTRTIIQKEPIDLRVKATNSMMDRKPRLLFPTDASTHLVALQGQPLALECIAEGFPTPTIKWLRPSGPMPADRVTYQNHNKTLQLLNVGEEDDGEYRCLAENSLGSDQHAYYVTVEAAPYWLHKPQSHLYGPGETARLDCQVQGRPQPEVTWRINGIPVEELAKDQKYRIHHGALILSNVQPSDTMVTQCEARNRHGLLLANAYIYVVELPAKILTPDNETYMAVQGSTAYLLCKAFGAPVPSVQWLDREGKTVLQDERFFPYTNGTLGIRDLQANDTGHYFCQAANDQNNVTIVANLQVKDATQITQGPRSAIEKKGSRVTFTCQASFDPSLQHSITWRGDGRDLQELGDSDKYFIEDGRLVIHSLDYSDQGNYSCVASTKLDAVESRAGLLVVGSPGPVPQLELSDRHLLKQSEVRLSWSPADDHNAPIEKYDIEFEDKEMAPDKWHSLGKVPGNQTSTTLKLSPYVHYTFRVTAINKYGPGEPSPASETVLTPEAAPEKNPVDVKGEGNETNNMVITWKPLRWMDWNAPQVQYRVQWRPQKTQGAWQEQIVSDPFLVVSNTSTFVPYEIKVQAVNSQGKGPEPQITIGYSGEDYPQASPELEGIKILNSSTVLVRWWPVDPAQVKGHLRGYNVTYWWEGSQRRHSKRHVHRGHVLVPANSTSAILGGLRPYSSYHLEVQAFNGRGLGPASEMTFSTPEGVPGHPEALHLECQSDTSLLLHWQPPLSHNGVLTGYVLSYQPLDDGGKEQLSFDLPDPELRMHNLTNLSPHLRYRFQLQATTKEGPGEAIVREGGTMALSGTPDFGNISAMAGENYSVVSWVPKEGQCNFGFQIWFKALGDEKLGAHLPPQYVSYNQSSYTQWDLQPDTDYEIHLLKERVLLHQMAVKTNGTGRVRLPPAGFATEGWFIGFVSAIIVLLLIFLILCFIKRSKGGKYSVKDKEDTQADSEARPMKDEAFGEYSDNEEKAFGSSQPSLNGDIKPLGSDDSLADYGGSVDVQFNEDGSFIGQYSGKKEKEAAGGNDSSGAASPINPAGTLE; from the exons ATGGCCGTGGCGCTGCGGTACTTGTGGCCTCTCCTCCTGTGCAGCCCCTGCCTGCTCATCCAGATCCCCGAGGAAT CGATGGAGCCCCCTGTCATCACGGAACAGTCTCCACGGCGCGTGGTCGTGTTCCCCACAGATGATATCAGCCTCAAGTGTGAGGCCAGCGGCAAACCCCAAGTGCA GTTCCGCTGGACTCGGGACGGCGTCCTCTTCAAACCCAAGGAGGAGCCGGGTGTGACCGTGAACCAGGCCCCCGACTCTGGCTCCTTCACCATCACGGGCAACAACAGCAACTTCGCCCAGAGTTTTCAGGGCACCTATCGCTGCTTTGCCAGCAACAAGCTGGGCACCGCCATGTCCCACGAGATCCAGCTCATGGCCGAGG GTACCCCCAAGTGGCCAAAGGAGACAGTGAGGCCCGTCGAGGCGGAGGAAGGGGAGTCGGTGATTCTGCCTTGCCACCCGCCCCCCAGCGCGGAGCCGCTCCGCATCTATTGGATGAACAGCA AGATCTTGCACATCAAGCAGGACGAGCGGGTGACCATGGGGCAGAACGGCAACCTCTACTTCGCCAATGTGCTTACCTCGGACAACCACTCAGATTACATCTGCCATGCCCACTTCCCTGGCACCCGGACCATCATTCAAAAGGAACCCATTGACCTCCGGGTCAAGGCCA ccaacagcatgATGGACAGGAAGCCGCGCCTGCTCTTCCCCACCGACGCCAGCACCCACCTGGTGGCCCTGCAGGGGCAGCCGCTGGCCCTGGAGTGCATCGCCGAGGGCTT CCCCACGCCCACCATCAAATGGCTACGCCCGAGCGGCCCCATGCCGGCTGACCGAGTCACCTACCAGAACCACAACAAGACCCTGCAGCTGCTGAACGTGGGGGAGGAGGACGACGGCGAGTATCGCTGCCTGGCTGAGAACTCCCTGGGCAGTGACCAGCATGCCTACTACGTCACCGTGGAGG CTGCCCCGTACTGGCTACACAAACCCCAGAGCCACCTGTACGGGCCGGGAGAGACTGCCCGCCTGGACTGCCAAGTGCAGGGCAGGCCCCAGCCAGAGGTCACCTGGAGAATCAATGGGATCCCTGTGGAGG AACTGGCCAAGGACCAGAAGTACCGGATCCACCATGGAGCCCTGATCCTGAGCAACGTGCAGCCCAGCGACACGATGGTGACCCAGTGTGAGGCCCGAAACCGGCACGGGCTCCTGCTGGCCAACGCCTACATTTACGTGGTCG AGCTGCCGGCCAAGATCCTGACCCCAGACAACGAGACGTACATGGCGGTCCAGGGCAGCACCGCCTACCTTCTGTGTAAGGCCTTTGGAGCCCCTGTGCCCAGCGTGCAGTG GCTGGACAGGGAAGGAAAGACAGTGCTGCAGGACGAGCGCTTCTTCCCCTACACCAACGGGACCCTGGGCATCCGAGACCTCCAGGCCAATGACACCGGCCACTACTTCTGCCAGGCTGCCAATGACCAAAACAACGTGACCATTGTGGCTAACCTGCAGGTCAAAG ATGCCACTCAGATCACACAGGGGCCCCGCAGCGCGATCGAGAAGAAAGGCTCGCGAGTGACGTTCACGTGCCAGGCCTCCTTTGACCCCTCCTTGCAGCACAGCATCACCTGGCGCGGGGATGGTCGCGACCTCCAGGAGCTTGGGGACAGTGACAA GTACTTCATAGAGGACGGGCGCCTGGTCATCCACAGCCTGGACTACAGCGACCAGGGCAACTACAGCTGCGTGGCCAGCACCAAGCTGGACGCGGTGGAGAGCAGGGCGGGGCTCCTGGTGGTGG GGAGCCCCGGCCCCGTGCCTCAGCTGGAGCTGTCTGACCGCCACCTGCTGAAGCAGAGCGAGGTGCGCCTGTCCTGGAGCCCCGCTGACGACCACAACGCCCCCATTGAGA AGTATGACATTGAGTTCGAGGACAAGGAGATGGCGCCTGACAAGTGGCACAGTCTGGGCAAGGTGCCCGGGAACCAGACCTCCACCACCCTCAAGCTGTCGCCTTATGTCCACTATACCTTTAGAGTTACTGCCATCAACAAATACGGCCCTggggagcccagcccagcctcggAGACCGTGCTCACGCCAGAAGCAG CCCCGGAGAAGAACCCCGTGGACGTGAAGGGGGAAGGAAACGAGACCAACAACATGGTCATCACTTGGAAG CCGCTCCGGTGGATGGACTGGAATGCCCCCCAGGTTCAGTATCGCGTGCAGTGGCGCCCTCAGAAGACACAGGGGGCCTGGCAGGAACAGATCGTGAGCGACCCCTTCCTGGTGGTGTCCAACACTTCCACCTTTGTGCCCTATGAGATCAAGGTCCAGGCCGTCAACAGCCAGGGCAAGGGCCCGGAGCCCCAGATCACCATCGGCTACTCTGGGGAGGATT ACCCCCAGGCAAGCCCTGAGCTGGAAGGCATCAAGATCCTCAATTCGAGCACGGTGCTGGTCAGATGGTGGCCTGTGGACCCAGCCCAGGTCAAGGGCCACCTCCGGGGATACAAT GTGACGTACTGGTGGGAGGGCAGTCAGAGGAGGCACAGCAAGAGGCACGTCCACAGAGGCCACGTGCTGGTGCCTGCCAACAGCACCAGCGCCATCCTGGGCGGCCTGCGGCCCTACAGCTCCTACCATCTGGAGGTGCAGGCCTTTAACGGCCGGGGACTGGGGCCCGCCAGCGAGATGACCTTCAGCACCCCCGAGGGAG TTCCTGGACACCCCGAGGCGTTGCACCTGGAGTGCCAGTCGGACACCAGCCTGCTGCTGCACTGGCAGCCCCCGCTCAGCCACAATGGCGTGCTCACGGGCTACGTGCTCTCCTACCAACCTC TGGATGATGGGGGCAAAGAGCAGTTGTCCTTCGACCTCCCGGACCCTGAGCTGCGGATGCACAACCTGACGAACCTCAGCCCCCACCTGCGGTACCGCTTCCAGCTCCAGGCCACGACGAAGGAGGGCCCTGGAGAGGCAATCGTGCGGGAAGGAGGCACCATGGCCTTATCTG GGACCCCGGATTTTGGCAACATCTCGGCCATGGCTGGCGAGAATTACAGCGTGGTCTCCTGGGTCCCCAAGGAGGGCCAGTGCAACTTCGGGTTCCAGATCTGGTTCAAAGCCCTGGGGG ATGAGAAGCTGGGCGCTCATCTCCCGCCGCAGTACGTCAGCTACAACCAGAGCTCCTACACGCAGTGGGACCTGCAGCCTGACACCGACTACGAGATCCACTTGCTCAAGGAGAGGGTTCTCCTGCACCAGATGGCCGTGAAGACCAACGGCACTG GCCGAGTGAGACTCCCTCCCGCCGGCTTTGCCACGGAGGGCTGGTTCATCGGCTTCGTCAGCGCCATCATCGTCCTGCTTCTCATCTTCCTCATCCTCTGCTTTATCAAGCGCAGCAAGGGTGGCAAGTACTCAG TGAAGGACAAGGAAGACACCCAGGCGGACTCGGAGGCCCGGCCCATGAAGGACGAAGCCTTCGGCGAGTACAG TGACAACGAGGAGAAGGCCTTCGGCAGCAGCCAGCCATCCCTCAACGGAGACATCAAGCCCCTGGGCAGTGACGACAGCCTGGCCGACTACGGGGGCAGCGTGGACGTGCAGTTCAACGAGGACGGCTCCTTCATCGGCCAGTACAGTggcaagaaggagaaggaggcggCGGGAGGCAACGACAGCTCAGGGGCCGCCTCCCCCATCAACCCTGCGGGGACCCTGGAGTAG